Proteins encoded by one window of Enterococcus saccharolyticus subsp. saccharolyticus:
- a CDS encoding MetQ/NlpA family ABC transporter substrate-binding protein — protein sequence MKKGWKKLVTGILTVGALTLLGACGSGSTKETGSSEEAKAEVVRLGVVGENNEAWEHVKKELKDKENIALEIVKFTDYRGPITALEDGSIDLHSTLTEIYMDNVNKEGGFHNTTIAYTTLNPLGIFSNKIEDIKDLKDGATVAIPNDVSNESRALLLLQTAGLIELDKEKGFMPTVNDITSNPKDLKFDLLDANQTIRVLDDVDIACVNNNVAVDANYIPTEDAIFLEPIADSSKPYYNVIAAREEEKDKDIYKTIVKYYQTDEVKQIIEETTKKSSVPVW from the coding sequence ATGAAAAAAGGTTGGAAAAAATTAGTGACAGGTATTTTAACTGTCGGTGCGTTAACATTATTAGGGGCATGCGGTTCAGGTAGTACCAAAGAGACAGGTTCTTCAGAGGAAGCAAAAGCGGAAGTTGTTCGTTTAGGTGTTGTTGGGGAAAACAACGAAGCATGGGAACATGTCAAAAAAGAATTGAAAGATAAAGAAAACATTGCTTTAGAAATCGTAAAATTCACTGACTATCGTGGACCAATCACTGCTTTAGAAGATGGTTCCATTGATTTACATTCAACATTAACTGAAATCTACATGGATAATGTCAACAAAGAAGGTGGTTTCCATAACACAACCATCGCTTATACAACGTTAAATCCATTAGGTATTTTCTCAAATAAAATTGAAGACATTAAAGATTTAAAAGATGGTGCGACTGTAGCGATTCCAAATGACGTATCAAATGAAAGTCGTGCGTTGTTACTATTGCAAACAGCTGGTTTAATCGAATTGGATAAAGAAAAAGGTTTCATGCCAACAGTGAATGATATTACATCAAATCCAAAAGATTTAAAATTTGATTTATTAGATGCCAACCAAACGATTCGTGTGTTGGATGATGTGGATATTGCTTGTGTAAACAACAATGTAGCTGTGGATGCAAACTATATTCCAACTGAAGATGCGATTTTCTTAGAACCCATCGCAGATTCTTCTAAACCATACTATAACGTGATTGCTGCACGTGAAGAAGAAAAAGACAAAGACATTTACAAAACAATTGTGAAATACTATCAAACAGATGAAGTAAAACAAATCATTGAAGAAACAACGAAAAAATCTAGTGTGCCAGTTTGGTAA
- the lepB gene encoding signal peptidase I translates to MKEFMKNWGTFIFFVVLLLIIRLFVVTPVSVKGHSMDPTLADGQKLFTFQLSKIERFDIVTTQEPDDLEKLAVKRVIGMPGDKVQMKNDVLTVNGEEVDETYLAEYKEKFGDDKLQTEYAYSTRFQDIADRALTFTNDFSYVVPDGKYFVLGDNRLISKDSRIFGFVDQSMIKGEVFMRYWPLNEISLVK, encoded by the coding sequence TTGAAAGAATTTATGAAAAACTGGGGTACGTTTATTTTTTTCGTCGTCCTATTATTAATTATCCGCTTATTTGTAGTGACACCGGTGTCAGTAAAAGGACATTCGATGGACCCTACCTTAGCAGATGGCCAAAAATTATTTACGTTCCAACTTTCTAAAATTGAACGCTTTGATATTGTGACCACCCAAGAACCAGATGATTTAGAAAAACTTGCTGTCAAACGTGTCATCGGTATGCCTGGCGATAAAGTACAAATGAAAAATGATGTACTGACTGTAAATGGTGAAGAAGTTGATGAAACGTATTTGGCAGAATACAAAGAAAAATTTGGAGACGATAAGCTGCAAACAGAGTACGCGTATAGTACTCGATTCCAAGATATCGCTGACCGAGCACTTACATTTACGAATGATTTTTCCTATGTTGTTCCAGATGGAAAATATTTTGTGCTAGGAGATAATCGCTTGATTTCAAAAGATAGCCGTATTTTTGGTTTTGTGGATCAGTCGATGATTAAAGGTGAAGTCTTTATGCGTTATTGGCCGTTGAATGAAATTTCACTGGTTAAGTGA
- a CDS encoding TrkH family potassium uptake protein, translated as MNFGRFTRLTVRRGKNFFSKNISSIQLIVTYYILMTLFALILFYLPIFRKPDVYVSFIDMFFMAISTISVTGLSTFPIDEVFNERGVILLEILFQIGGLGVMMISTFFFIVSRRKISLKQRQLIMADMNQPRLSGIVRMIRTTFTIILVCQLIGGTVFGIYFKTMGYYEHWTDAIFYGLYQAISAVTNSGFDVTGESIVPYANDTLFLVSIMFLIFIGGIGFPVIMDFREWLVYQVFKKKRQLPFRFTLFTKIAFLAFVVLFIGGTLTIFFLEKDHLFKNMTAVGQWVNSMFYSMTTRNAGLQIHDLNEFQTTTLMIFSVLMFIGCSPSSVGGGVRTTTVAIIGLYLISFLKSESHINIFGRKIDNEDVRKSVVVFMLSLLMCFGCVIFLTATEDVSLIAIIVEVTSAFGTTGLSLGITPELSVIGKLIIALLMFIGRIGMLYTLLLFIPKETRDLGYEYPTEKIIIG; from the coding sequence ATGAACTTTGGGCGTTTTACGCGTCTTACAGTGCGTCGAGGAAAAAACTTTTTCTCAAAAAATATTTCGTCAATTCAACTGATTGTTACCTATTATATTTTAATGACCTTATTTGCGCTTATTTTATTTTACTTGCCGATTTTTCGAAAACCTGATGTTTATGTTTCTTTTATTGATATGTTCTTCATGGCCATCAGCACCATTAGTGTCACAGGATTATCTACTTTTCCAATTGACGAAGTGTTCAACGAACGCGGTGTCATTTTATTAGAAATCCTCTTTCAAATTGGTGGTCTCGGGGTCATGATGATTTCAACTTTTTTCTTCATCGTTTCTCGGCGAAAGATTTCGTTGAAACAACGGCAGTTAATTATGGCCGACATGAATCAGCCTCGTTTGAGCGGGATTGTCCGCATGATTCGTACAACCTTTACCATTATTTTAGTCTGTCAACTTATCGGTGGGACCGTTTTTGGTATTTATTTTAAAACAATGGGATATTATGAACATTGGACCGATGCTATTTTTTATGGACTGTATCAAGCGATTTCTGCCGTAACCAATTCTGGTTTTGATGTCACTGGTGAATCAATTGTACCGTATGCGAATGATACGCTCTTTTTAGTCAGTATTATGTTTTTAATTTTTATTGGCGGAATTGGGTTTCCAGTAATTATGGATTTTCGTGAATGGCTGGTTTATCAAGTGTTCAAAAAGAAACGCCAATTACCTTTTCGTTTTACGCTCTTTACTAAAATCGCCTTTTTAGCTTTTGTCGTGCTATTTATTGGCGGAACCTTAACGATTTTCTTTTTAGAAAAAGACCACCTGTTTAAAAATATGACGGCAGTTGGCCAATGGGTCAATAGTATGTTTTATTCGATGACAACAAGAAATGCCGGGTTACAAATCCATGATTTAAATGAATTCCAAACAACTACGCTTATGATTTTTTCTGTCTTGATGTTTATTGGATGTAGCCCAAGTTCAGTTGGTGGGGGTGTTCGAACAACCACTGTCGCGATTATTGGTTTATATTTGATTTCATTTTTAAAAAGCGAAAGTCATATCAATATCTTTGGTCGTAAAATTGATAATGAGGATGTTCGTAAATCAGTCGTAGTGTTCATGTTGTCCTTGTTAATGTGCTTTGGTTGTGTCATTTTCTTAACAGCAACTGAAGATGTTTCATTGATTGCGATTATTGTTGAAGTGACTTCCGCCTTTGGAACAACTGGTTTATCCCTAGGTATTACCCCAGAACTTTCCGTGATAGGCAAACTGATTATCGCCTTATTGATGTTTATTGGAAGAATTGGTATGCTCTACACATTATTATTATTTATCCCTAAAGAAACAAGAGATTTAGGGTACGAATACCCAACTGAAAAAATTATTATTGGTTAG
- a CDS encoding MmcQ/YjbR family DNA-binding protein — protein sequence MKKRQERLRRFGNQLPFAKVYYREDWGTIYFEVAGKMFGTMSPEANESTILTLKGPPEKNEEWREVYSDVTAGYHMNKKHWNSIVLTTTELSDEELEQMILLSYKLVWQKIPAKTRKALEKEST from the coding sequence ATGAAAAAACGCCAAGAACGTCTCCGAAGATTTGGCAATCAATTGCCTTTTGCAAAAGTTTATTATCGTGAAGATTGGGGTACCATCTATTTTGAAGTAGCTGGAAAAATGTTTGGTACGATGAGTCCCGAAGCAAATGAATCAACCATCCTCACTTTAAAAGGTCCGCCAGAAAAAAATGAAGAATGGCGAGAAGTCTATTCAGATGTTACAGCAGGTTACCACATGAATAAAAAACATTGGAATTCTATTGTTTTAACTACTACCGAATTGAGTGATGAAGAACTTGAGCAGATGATCTTGCTTTCATATAAGCTAGTTTGGCAAAAAATTCCTGCAAAAACGCGAAAAGCATTAGAAAAGGAATCTACCTAG
- a CDS encoding Mur ligase family protein, which produces MGIRSYFAAFVGKTSQWILKNFFKGGSSLPGKLALSIDPHILDYLAKDYQVVVVTGTNGKTLTTALTVNILRQEFDNVLTNPTGANMVQGIVSTFLSAKKTSGKKFAVLEIDEASLSKVTEYIKPELFVFTNIFRDQMDRYGEIYTTYQLIVDGAAKSPNATILTNGDSPIFNSIDTVNPRKYYGFDHEEDHEQMAHYNTDGVLCPKCQHILHYKMITYANLGKYYCPNCDFHRPELDYKLTELKNMTNTSAEFIIDGNEYKLEVGGMYNIYNALAATAVAEYYTVSPEKIRAGLGYDEKVFGRQEVIEIDGKQCTLVLVKNPVGLNQVIDMIGLSPYQFSLVCLLNANYADGIDVSWIWDGNHESFAEMDIPQVIAGGDRHKDMALRLKVAGIDENKITETQNLDEVIDNIKDLPTEHVYILATYTAVLQLRKKLADKGYMEGGMSRG; this is translated from the coding sequence ATGGGAATCCGAAGTTATTTTGCTGCATTTGTCGGCAAGACCTCACAATGGATACTAAAGAATTTTTTTAAGGGAGGATCAAGTCTTCCTGGAAAACTAGCATTATCAATTGATCCGCACATTCTAGATTACCTAGCAAAAGACTATCAAGTTGTAGTGGTTACTGGAACAAACGGCAAAACATTAACGACTGCCTTAACTGTGAATATTTTGCGTCAAGAATTTGATAATGTGTTGACAAATCCAACTGGTGCAAATATGGTGCAAGGAATTGTCTCTACTTTTCTTTCTGCGAAAAAAACAAGTGGGAAAAAATTTGCTGTCCTTGAAATTGATGAAGCCAGTCTAAGTAAAGTTACAGAGTACATCAAACCAGAATTATTTGTTTTTACAAATATTTTCCGCGATCAAATGGATCGTTATGGTGAAATTTATACAACGTATCAACTAATTGTTGATGGTGCAGCTAAATCGCCGAATGCAACCATTTTAACGAATGGTGATTCACCTATCTTCAATTCAATCGATACAGTGAATCCTCGTAAATATTATGGGTTTGACCATGAAGAAGATCATGAGCAAATGGCGCATTACAATACTGATGGAGTGTTGTGTCCAAAATGCCAACATATTTTACACTATAAAATGATTACTTACGCAAATCTTGGCAAATATTACTGTCCAAACTGCGATTTCCATCGTCCAGAATTAGATTATAAATTGACAGAATTAAAAAATATGACGAATACATCGGCTGAGTTTATCATTGATGGCAATGAGTACAAACTAGAAGTTGGTGGCATGTACAATATTTACAACGCACTCGCTGCCACAGCAGTTGCCGAATACTATACAGTGAGTCCGGAAAAAATTCGTGCTGGTTTAGGCTATGATGAAAAAGTCTTTGGTCGTCAAGAAGTCATTGAAATTGATGGCAAACAATGTACGTTAGTCTTAGTTAAAAATCCCGTGGGACTCAATCAAGTCATTGATATGATTGGACTATCTCCTTATCAATTTTCATTGGTTTGCTTGTTAAATGCCAACTATGCAGATGGGATTGATGTGAGCTGGATTTGGGATGGTAATCATGAGTCATTTGCTGAAATGGACATTCCACAAGTCATTGCAGGTGGCGATCGTCATAAAGATATGGCATTACGCTTAAAAGTCGCTGGCATTGATGAAAACAAAATTACCGAAACACAAAATCTTGATGAAGTCATCGATAACATCAAAGATTTACCAACAGAGCATGTCTACATCCTAGCAACCTATACTGCTGTTTTACAATTACGTAAGAAGTTAGCAGATAAAGGTTACATGGAAGGAGGAATGTCACGTGGCTAA
- a CDS encoding type 1 glutamine amidotransferase, which yields MAKRQLRLAHLYGNLLNTYGDNGNILMLNYVAQKMDIALEIEIVSIHEPFDPTRYDLIFFGGGQDYEQVIVSKDIQSKKESLTEFIENDGVILAICGGYQLLGHYYIGADGEKIHGIGALDHYTLSQDNNRFIGDVKIYNEEFDETYEGFENHNGRTFLGKGERPLGKVVEGFGNNGEDQTEGAIYRNVFCSYFHGPILARNEVLAKRLIDLAYNRKYQA from the coding sequence GTGGCTAAACGACAATTACGACTAGCCCATCTTTATGGGAATCTGTTAAACACTTATGGCGATAATGGCAACATTTTGATGTTAAATTACGTTGCCCAAAAAATGGATATTGCGTTGGAGATTGAAATTGTCAGTATCCACGAGCCTTTCGATCCAACACGCTATGATTTGATTTTCTTTGGCGGTGGACAAGACTATGAACAAGTTATTGTCTCAAAAGATATCCAATCAAAAAAAGAAAGCTTAACTGAATTTATCGAAAATGACGGTGTAATTTTAGCCATTTGTGGTGGTTATCAACTATTAGGGCACTACTACATCGGTGCTGATGGTGAAAAAATCCATGGTATTGGCGCATTAGATCACTATACTCTAAGCCAAGACAACAATCGTTTTATCGGGGATGTTAAAATCTACAATGAAGAATTTGACGAAACTTACGAAGGCTTTGAAAACCATAATGGCCGTACTTTCTTAGGAAAAGGCGAACGACCACTTGGAAAAGTAGTCGAAGGTTTTGGAAACAATGGTGAAGACCAAACAGAAGGCGCCATTTATCGCAATGTATTCTGTTCATATTTCCATGGTCCAATTTTGGCTCGTAACGAAGTATTAGCAAAGCGTTTAATTGATTTAGCATACAACCGTAAATATCAAGCATAA